One Salmo trutta chromosome 12, fSalTru1.1, whole genome shotgun sequence genomic region harbors:
- the LOC115203329 gene encoding signal peptidase complex catalytic subunit SEC11A, with protein sequence MLSLDFLDDVRRMNKRQLYYQVLNFGMIVSSALMIWKGLMVVTGSESPIVVVLSGSMEPAFHRGDLLFLTNRVEDPIRVGEIVVFRIEGREIPIVHRVLKIHEKENGEIKFLTKGDNNSVDDRGLYKPGQHWLEKKDVVGRARGFVPYIGIVTILMNDYPKFKYAVLFLLGLFVLVHRE encoded by the exons ATGTTATCTTTAGATTTCCTTGATGATGTGCGGCGGATGAATAAGCGGCAG CTCTACTACCAGGTGCTGAATTTTGGTATGATAGTATCCTCAGCCCTGATGATCTGGAAAGGACTGATGGTCGTGACAGGCAGCGAGAGCCCTATTGTTGTTGTTCTCAG TGGAAGTATGGAGCCTGCTTTCCATCGAGGAGATCTTCTGTTCCTGACAAACCGGGTCGAGGACCCCATCAGAGTCGGAGAGATTGTGGTCTTCAGGATAGAGGGCAGAGAGATCCCCATAGTACACAGAGTACTAAAGATTCATGAAAA GGAAAATGGCGAAATCAAGTTCCTGACCAAAGGTGACAACAACTCTGTAGATGACAGAGGGCTGTACAAGCCGGGACAGCACTGGCTAGAGAAGAAAGACGTGGTGGGACGAGCCAGAGG GTTTGTGCCATACATAGGAATCGTTACCATTCTGATGAACGACTATCCCAAATTCAAG TATGCTGTTCTCTTCCTGCTGGGTCTGTTTGTCCTGGTCCATCGGGAGTGA